One genomic window of Nicotiana sylvestris chromosome 10, ASM39365v2, whole genome shotgun sequence includes the following:
- the LOC138879499 gene encoding uncharacterized protein, with translation MMKSLLINVPLVEAFEQMPGYTKFMKDLVTKKRSMDCETIKMTHQVSAIVHSIAPKLEYPDAFTILCTIGSADFAKALCDLGASINLMSYSMFKTLGIGQLRATSMRLQMADRTMKRPLSIIDDVLVRVDKFILPADFVILDCEVDYEVPIILGRPFLATGKTLVYVDVRDLTFRVGDEKAVFHVCKSMRQPNSTEVCSFVDLVTKVIVDDTCDVINVEDPLEVVLFNLDVNEDKVGWSVSMLCTEWALILMSHVSSL, from the coding sequence atgatgaaaagcTTGCTGatcaatgttcctttggtggaaGCTTTTGAGCAAATGCCTGGTTACaccaagttcatgaaagacttggtgactaaaaagagatccatggattgtgagaccatcaaaatgactcatcaagtaagtgcaattgtgcactcgatAGCTCCAAAGCTTGAATATCCCGACGCTTTCACCATTCtatgtaccattgggagtgcggattttgcaaaggcattatgtgatttgggagcaagtatcaatttgatgtctTACTCCATGtttaaaactttgggtattggtcaactgagggctacttcaatgagattgcaaatggcagatagaacaatgaagaggccgcttagtattattgatgatgttcttgtccgggtggacaagttTATTTTACCTGCTGACTTTGTGATTCTGGACTGCGAGGTCGACTATGAGGTGCCGataatattgggaagacctttcctagcaaCTGGGAAGACATTGGTTTATGTGGACGTAAGGGatctcaccttccgggtgggtgatgaaaaagcggtctttcatgtgtgcaaatcaatgaggcagccgaatagtactgaagtgtgctcttttgtggatcttgtcacgaaggtgatagttgatgatacttgTGAcgtgatcaatgtggaggatcctttaGAAGTGGTATTGTTTAACCTTGATGTGAATGAGGATAAAGtcgggtggagtgtgtcaatgctttgcacggaatgggctcttattcttatgagccacGTAAGCTCTCTTTAG